Proteins from a single region of Paraburkholderia sp. PGU19:
- a CDS encoding DUF1488 domain-containing protein, whose product MTIEFTSRRHVVAASRVAFEATVEGKEVWCSVSIDALNSHFGNTGTSSHDLITTFEGNRKTIEDAARRVLQRNGGQSVELETLDFNKPH is encoded by the coding sequence ATGACCATCGAATTCACCAGCCGCCGGCACGTCGTGGCCGCATCGCGAGTCGCATTCGAAGCGACCGTCGAAGGAAAAGAGGTATGGTGCAGCGTATCAATCGACGCCCTGAACAGCCATTTCGGCAATACAGGTACGTCGTCGCACGATCTGATCACGACGTTCGAGGGTAACCGCAAGACAATCGAGGACGCAGCGCGCCGCGTGCTGCAACGAAATGGGGGGCAGTCGGTCGAACTGGAGACGCTCGACTTTAATAAACCACATTGA